In Babesia bovis T2Bo chromosome 4 map unlocalized Chr4_2, whole genome shotgun sequence, the sequence AGCTCGAACGACATGAAATCCTACGTCTTCAATGCTCTTAGGTCACCAGGCATACTAGAGGTATAAGATCGCATTTCGGCTGCTTTCTATTATGGTAATTGAAATCAACCTTTTACATTCATATTccaaaaatataattaGTTATTGATTATCCAAATCAAGACATTCGAGAAACgtgcaatatatataattgcTATTGAAATCTACCAAAACTAACGTTACACTGGAAAACCcgtgatataatataatgtagttgCATTCATGATGGTTGTGAGATTGGAATATGATTGGTCGAGAAAAATGCATATTAATAGTTATTGCAGTATCACACGTTAcgttgttgtattcataGTTTAGTTTACACTACACTGCTTACGGAGAGTTGATCTGCCGACTATCTATACGTTCCACATTGCCGACCGAAATGTTCGGATGGCGCAATGTGTGAGTGATACCGATATGCCGAGGAAACGATAACAAAAGTATAGCATAATCAAATACTTCACATAATTCAATATCAACTTATTTGTTTCTACCAGCGCATATAATAACGCAAAATTACTACTCCCCGAAACAGAGAGAATCCATTCAATGTTGTCATTGACGTAGTAACAACACAGTATATCGCGGCTAATATTTGAATTTAAAGCCACTTTTAAGAACATAAGatttttattttaattCCATATGAACCTAGTGCCATCTACAATATCCAATTCTGAGGACATAGATGCCTGGGGTCTATATGCATCCTTCCAGGCGCCATATTTGCATTAAATATACGTTCCTTTGCATTTTATCGAGTGGTGGCACTTTGATAGTCCACGAGTAAACAGTCGATAGGTATTTTATTATCAGTGCGGTAGTATCTTTTTCAAATAATTCAGGAAGCAATTCCCTGAGAACTCTATCATATGCCTTAAGAAAAATCGTCTACTTGTAAACTGTAAACACGCTCTACTGCTAAGATGGCAAGGAAGATTGCTGCATTTTCTTTTTCGGTGCTGGGTAATGTGTTAAAATTACTGCTAGCTGTAACTTTGTTAACTAATGTTCTCTGTGAACATCAAGTGGCTGACAAGGTTACCGATGGTGCTCATCCTAGTTGCATGGGTCTGACGGAACCATCACCGAGTCATTCGCTTTTTGATGGGTCATACTTCACGTATTCCACACCAGGTTTTACGGATGATGTTGCTGTTTCTCAAGATGCCACAACCAATGCCGACACACCAAATGATGTCACATCCAGTGATGCCACCGCCATTGATGACAAGAAATTTGAGTATCGAACATCTGTATATTTGGTGGAACCGCCATATCCACAGCAATACAGTGTCCGTGAGAATAAAGATGTTGACATGGATGTTGTAGCCGACCACGTTGGCAAAGTTGTCAGGAAAATTGCCTCTTATGTTCCACAGAATCATGAGGATGCCGTATACAAGCAGCTAACTGAAAAATTCAGTCATGGTCAACCCATCCCTATACCAACGTATTTGGCATATTCTCTTGCTGGTATCTCTGATGGTAAATTGAGAGGCAACAATTTTGAAGGACTTTTAGATTGTTTAGCTGATATAATGTTGAAAAGTGATTCTGATGAAACGTCCAATCCGTTTATTATCCCAAACTTATTCCAAAAATGGTGGAGGAACAAGCAACTGGAAAAGACGAGGAATAATGTGAAAGAATATTTGAAAAGGGCTTTATTTTCCTAAGACAACGATCTTCATGACGAAGGGGCAATAATTGCTATAAGCTGAATACGTCTCATCAAGCGTGAGCTATATCAATACTGGCATTTCGGTTTAATGTTTCAAGTCGTATTCATACCTATCTAGGTTTATTGATATGTCGATAAAGATAATGGGATCAACTGTTTCCATAACACTGTTTCATAGACGACTAATACACTGGATGTTAAGCGGATATCCAACTAGTTTATTTACCACCCACAATATAACAGAGCTTTCTCCGAGATCTTCCTTAAGGTATTTAAACAATTCAGTGGCATTCTAGTCTAACATTCTAAGGCTGTGTCTCGTGGAAAGAATAACTGTTCAAACAAAGATTTGGACGACTCTTAATGGAGCGTATTTAAATGGTTGTCGCACACTAGCAGAGTGGAATATCACGTTTAATGCAATGTTGAGTTGGCATTCTGTAGCGAGCTTTAACCAACATATTGCACGAACCATGTGATCACCGAACGACACAGCTTTTGACAATTACCAAAATAAGACAAGATTTCATGCATTATATCGCTACACATGGCACTAATTTAACTGCGTCCATACTATTATAACGTTGAATATACACCTAGTCTATAACGCAACTTGTATGCTTTTGACGGACGGGCTACGTGAAAAACGACATCGGTAACCGCATGTACGAAAGGGGCAACAACTAATAGAACACAACAGTTCCAGAATGTTTATCACCATATTATCCTTTCTAATAAgaaaatatacatatataaagaCACATGTCGTAAAATATAGAAGGCTAACCTCAGCAGGCCCACAGACTGGCACTAGAATAACGCGTAAATAAATAAGCAATTGAATATCCACAATCTTTATAATGTTCCAAAAAATATCTTTCGCATACTATAATTAACTAAAGGTCAATTGCGGTCAAATTTTGATAGAAGATGGTGCGGTTGTTAGCATGCATGCCGCGAGCCTTATTCCCATTGAGCGGAGTTACCTTGGGGTGCTTCTATGGTAACCTCATCACAACATAAATCTGGTTTACGTATTGGACATATCTTTTTAGATTTGTTCAACAAGTTTTATCTACTTCTATTTATCTTAGCTGTGTGCATTTTACGGGCTATAAATAAAGATCACCATACTGCATTTGGTTGATATACTCCTATTTGCACAAGTCTTTTTATCACCTTCTTATTAACTACTACAACTGTTTTAAAATGGCCGGATCTAAGATTGCCAAACTCGCCGTAGGTGTAGCTGCTCTTGCAGGTGCCATCAGCAACGCTGTTGTCGCCGACAACCAGGGCGTCGTTGACTTTGAGGAAATTGGTTTCATCGAGGACTTCGACTTGTCTTCCGAGGAACCCAAGGCCGCTCCCGTTGTCCCTGGTGACTACGTTTACTCCACCGAGGAGGATGGCGACGAAGTCGAGGATGAAGACATGGTTTTCCCTGAAGCTAAACGCTACCTCCGCATCAGAGACACCAAATTGCCCACTGAAGAGTCTCACCTTCCCGAAGAGATCCGTGACATGACATTCAACCATCTTCCCCGCGAATACATCCGTGACACTGGTATTGATCGCCTCAAGGCAGTCATCAGGACTATTGCTCAGTACACTCCTACCGCTGTTGAGCTTCTTCCCTACGTTGCCTACTGCAACAGTCTTAAGGAACGCGAAGACTTTGAATTCCCATCTAGCATTATCTACAGCATGGGCAGACTCAACTCAGGCAAGATGTACACCGGTTTAGCCTTGGCCCTTGCTCGTCACATTGCTCAGAGGCTAATTGCTGAAGAATACCCCGAAAAGCCAAAGACCTTCGTTCTTAGGATGAAACGTAACGATGACCTTGCCATGCTTACCAGGTACATTACTGAAGCCATTTTGTCACTCAAGAACTTCCCATGAATCCATGTCTAACAATATGGTTGATAaaatttattttttaatGAAGCTGTATCATTGAATTAAAACATAATTGAAGCTGTCACTATGACGATTAAGGACAACGGCAAGATGATCGTTGAACCGCGCACTATTTTCATGTCTGTAATGTTTGCTTTGTGTCCATAAAACTATTGTTTTTGTAGTAACTTTTTGTTTAATTTTTTTAGTTTTCATTAAACTTATGTAGTACATATAGAGTAGTGGGCAGATTAACCGGGGCTAAAATTGTTGTCTGAAAGGTGGCAGCTATTTTGGTGATAGTAGAATTTTGCATGACAGTCGGCGGATTAGcaatattttgtatttaaaCCTGAAATTGCCTAACGATGAAATTGGATGTAGTAGAAGCATTAAGTGACGTGACTAATGTACCGCATGATTTTCAGGAAAGATGATATGCCGCTACGGCGAGTCACCGTTAAACTATCATTACATCATTAGACAGTGATAAAGCACACAATACAAAAAGAGATACCAAAAAAAGCGGTCATCTGTATTCCACAACCACTAGTCCAAATGCTTAATGCAAGTCAAGATCAATATAACCCCTCTGAATGTTAAGAAGTAATAGTATATCATACCGATAAGCGACTTGGTGTTTTTGATCGATTTTATAGCTGAACAAATAGCAACACACAAGAATCAAACCAGCGAGATGTAGAAGGAGACCTGGAAAACGGTACAAAGCAAAATTGTGGATCACAAGAAAGGTAGCAATCTCAACCGACTAAAAAAAGTACACGCTAACTAATTCCAGATCGACGACAACAGCTTCGGCTGGTTGTGGCAATCAACAATCGTAGGCATGAAGGTGTAACAGCGCCACAAAGATCAAAAAACAGACTGACGTGGGAAAATCACTGCAGATAAGATCACTATTGAAATAGGAAAGAATCAAAGGTACTTTGTCTTTAATTATAAGACATGCCAATGAGTCAATGTATCGCATGTTCCAATGTGTGCTTATGCATCTTAGTTTCCCCACGTTACTGCACATGTTCATTTACTTTCTTCGCTGCAAAACTACCTTCCTAAACAATTTGTTTGTGTTTCGAAAATGGTAAGTCTGTTATACTATCATATGCTTTATAATGATTTTGCATATTCAACAATTGTGTGTTCCTAACCTTCTACGTATTTCTTCAATAATGCGCAAATATTATGTTGCTCCATATTAATAAAAATACATTGCAAGTGCATGTGTTTTCTATTAGAGATAATAATTCTCGTTTGAACCATTTCTTTTTACATGTCTACCGTGCGCTATTAATGCCCTTGAATTTTGGGTTTTTGTGGCACCGTTCCGCTCTGAATTCTTTGGGTATGCATTTTCCACTTTAATTTTGTGTTTTCTTAGCAGTTTTCTTTTCGtgattatttatataccaTTGCTACACTACTGTGTGATGTGCTTTTTGTAGTTGCTTTTTTATGTGCTAACGTAATGCAGGTGAAATTGTCGCAAGAACGCGCCAAGGAACTGGCTGAAAATGCCAGCTTCATTGCTTCCCCTGGTAAAGGTATTCTAGCTGCTGACGAGAGTACTGGAACCATCCAGAAACGTTTCGACAATGTGGGCGTAGAAAACACGGAAAAGAATCGTGCCGAATACCGCTCTATTCTTTTTACCACTAAAGGGTTAGGAAAGTACATTTCGGGTTGTATTCTTTTTGAGGAAACATTGTTCCAGCAAGCCCCAAATGGACAGAACATGGTGGATTTGTTGCGTGCTGAGGGTATATTGCCCGGTATTAAGGTTGACAAAGGTTTGGTAACCATTCCTAACACTGATGAAGAAGTCAGCACCACTGGATTGGACGGTTTGGCAGAAAGGTGCCAAAAGTACTATAATGCCGGTGCTCGTTTCGCAAAATGGCGTGCTGTGCTGTCAATTGATGTTAAGAAGAACAAACCATCAAACTTGTCAATACTTGAAACTGCCCACACACTTGCACGTTATGCCGCCATTTGCCAGGAAAACGGTTTGGTTCCTATTGTTGAACCCGAGATTTTGGCAGATGGAGACCATAGCATTGAGGTTTGTGCCGAGGTTACCGAACGCGTTTTGGCAGCTGTGTTCAAGGCTCTTAATGATCACAAGGTTTTGCTCGAGGGTGCTCTACTAAAGCCAAACATGGTTACTCAAGGTGTTGACTGCAAGGATAAGCCTGCTCCCCAGACAGTTGGATTTTTGACTTCACGTGCACTTCGTCGTACCGTGCCCCCCGCTCTCCCCGGTGTTATGTTCTTGTCTGGTGGTCAATCTGAATCTATGGCTACTCGCCATTTGAATGAGATCAACAAGTGCAACAAACACCCATGGAGCCTCAGCTTCTCCTATGGCCGTGCTCTTCAGTCATCCGTATTGAAGACTTGGAACGGTTCTATGAGCAATGCTGCTGCTGCTCAGGATGTTCTGATGAAATTGGCTCAGCAGAACTCCGAGGCCTCTCTTGGCAGTTTGAAGACCGATTTATCTGACGATGGCGAATCTCTTTTTGAAGCAAAATACATATACTAACTGACTTCTATATGCTAATGTACGAAACACGTATATTTATTCCTTTAGTAGCACATTTGTTTCTATTTGAGGTACAGATTCCCCATCTTTAGTGGCATACTGCACAGCACAATTACTTATGTGTTCAAAGATTGCGTATACTTACACTAATCCGACAAAACTGGTACTATAAGGAAGGTCACCTCTATAGTCAGTACGATGTCCCTGCCTCTTGACGCGTCGGCGCAGGTAATCACCGCGGCGTCTGACGCCAATGTTCACAATTTGAGCATTCAGGAGCTAAATATGATTATTTTGCGTCTAGAAGAGGTATGTGTGTATGTATAATGTACAATATTATGTGTCTAATAGGAGATTAACCAGATGCAAAACCTGGTGAATGTGTTGACTGTGGCTCTCGAGCGTTTACACGAATCTAAAGCTTGCTTAAAGGACTTTTCTTCTCAGAGTTGTGAAATACAAGTCCCTTTAACATCACTCGTTTACGTCCCAGGTAtgccatatataattttcATTGCATCCTCTCGTTTTCATACTCCCGTTTGTAGTCCACGGGACGCTTGTAGACTGTCTATTGTTCAATTAGGTCTATATAGTCATAGTATGGCTATGATTGTATAGTAAATTTAGTTCTTTTGCGATGATTGCTTTGGAATATCCAAAATTGTTGTATTAATGTGATGTTGTATATCGATATGGTTCATTGAGGGTTCCAGGTAAAATCGCGAATCCGGGCAAGGTACTTGTTTCTGTTGGCACTGGTTATTTTATCGAAATGACTCTTGATAAGGCTGGAGAGTTTTACGAACGGTGGGTTTCTATTGGCATGgtatattaacattttaGTAAAATTGAGGTAGTAGAAGAGCAACTGCGCAAGCTGCATTCCATATGTTCagcaaaaaacaaacagaTAACCCAAACATATTCAGTACTTGACCACAAGCTAAGTCAGTTGCGCAATGCTCAGGCTGCTGCCACTAGCCAAGTTGCCACTGTCTAAGATGGggaattatatacatcccTTCGGTAAGATTCCTCATCAATAGAACATAAAACATAttaatatcgcatataaTTAGTTTGTACTcttcattttgttgtttcCGTTgagatgtgtaacacatcGCCGAATATTTTTGGTATCGTACTGACTAGTTATGCCCTGTATACGGTGTAATGTAAACATGGGTGCTTCTGATTATGGCAAAATTACTATTAGAACGCCGTGATGATATCATTTCGGCTGTTGAAGGACACAGTGTCGTTGTAGTTTCGGGTTGCCATGTGTCTTACACTAGTACATACATACCCTTTTTTCTCTACAAGGCGGGGTTCACCACAAGCTATAGTTGCAAGAGGACTCCACCAAAGATAGCTGTTGCACAGACACAAGATTCTGATATCGCATCAAGTGCCAACCAATGCTCCTCGTTGATTGGCAATCCTTCCAAGGTCTATTCCCATGTAGACTGCTTGGAAAGCTTTGTATCAACAGCCGATATCGTCTACCTGAACGTACGGTGCATGCTCAAGCTGCTGATCAGCGATCCGCTCCTATCTGATTACGGCGTAATTGTACTTACTACTTTAGAAAAACGGCTGTTGTATACAGAGACGCTGGTCCCACTATTGAAACGTATTTTGTACAAACGTTCACGGTTACGAATAGTTCTATGTTTAGATGGTGGACATGTGGACGAATTTATGGCCTTCTTTGGGAAGCGAATCGAGCCCATATCTTCCAATGTCACAGAATCCGATATAACAAAGCCGTCTCTGGGCAATTTGAAGCCACTTGGTAGAGTGTTTCACATTAATGTTGGCGTTTGTGGACATTTGTATGAAACTTTCTACCTATCCTCGCCCTGCCCAAATTACTTGGATACAGCTGTATCTACAGGTATGGTTGTTTTAATTGTTTA encodes:
- a CDS encoding putative fructose-16-bisphosphate aldolase → MVKLSQERAKELAENASFIASPGKGILAADESTGTIQKRFDNVGVENTEKNRAEYRSILFTTKGLGKYISGCILFEETLFQQAPNGQNMVDLLRAEGILPGIKVDKGLVTIPNTDEEVSTTGLDGLAERCQKYYNAGARFAKWRAVLSIDVKKNKPSNLSILETAHTLARYAAICQENGLVPIVEPEILADGDHSIEVCAEVTERVLAAVFKALNDHKVLLEGALLKPNMVTQGVDCKDKPAPQTVGFLTSRALRRTVPPALPGVMFLSGGQSESMATRHLNEINKCNKHPWSLSFSYGRALQSSVLKTWNGSMSNAAAAQDVLMKLAQQNSEASLGSLKTDLSDDGESLFEAKYIY
- a CDS encoding putative prefoldin alpha subunit; translated protein: MSLPLDASAQVITAASDANVHNLSIQELNMIILRLEEEINQMQNLVNVLTVALERLHESKACLKDFSSQSCEIQVPLTSLVYVPGKIANPGKVLVSVGTGYFIEMTLDKAGEFYERKIEVVEEQLRKLHSICSAKNKQITQTYSVLDHKLSQLRNAQAAATSQVATV